aaattttaatGATCAGTTCTTGCGAGCCTAGTAGTAAGAGCTGGCTCCAGCACGCCACTgcttctccccacttcctccttctctttctgttcctcctcttcctcttacATGATTTTCTTGGCATTCTGTATGGGTAGGAGGGATGGGGGATATGGGAAAGAGTTTTGCTGCAGACGTCGCTATTCTCTGAGCCAGGAGCCATAAGGTGTTCAGGAAAGAGGATGGAGAAATACAAATCTGGCTCCTGGAGGACATTTCcgtgctgtgtgtgtgttgggggaggggtgtgtgtggagtTTTGCAATTGCATCTTGAGGATGATTAGTGCCTGGATGAAAGACCGCTGACAGGGATCGGGCCCTGTGGCCCAGGAGGCCCGTGCCCTTGGTGGTCCTCCAAGGCTCTTACTTGGGAGCAGTGGAAGGGGTGAGCTAGGTGAAGCGGCCTGTGGGGAGCCGAGGCAGGCAGAAGTAGGCACTGGGGAAGAGGTTCAGGTTGATGGGATTGCCGTCCAGGCGGATGTCTTCCAGCTGCCTCCTTGTGTGCTTGGGCCTCTCAGCGTCACAGAAGGTGTCCCTCTGCATGGTCTCTATCATGTTATTCTGGAAAGAACACACTGACAGCTGCAAGCCTGCTCCGCCCGGAGATTCTGCCCTCAGGCCGCACTGAAGGCAGGCTCAGTGTGTTCTCCCTACCAGCTCGCCTCCCCTTTACAACtggagaaaccaaggcacagaaagcCAACGCCCCATacaaggaaagaggagaggagacccattgaggatggatggagagagaggggagattgagagggaagaagggaagacgGGAGACAGAGGgtaagggaagggggagaaggaacGAGCAATTGGGTGAGATGGGATAAGGACATGGGGAAGTGTTTCAAAGAGCAGGAAGTGGAAGAAATCAAACTGCGTCTGTGGACAGTGGTCTGAACAACACCTACCAATCCTTGTCTCCCATGAGCTCTCAGTGACGTAGACCCACCGCTGCCTAAGGGGCGGGCTCCCTGCAATCTGACCTCCACTTTCTGTGCTGTTCAATGCCCTTGCTCTTGGGGAGGCCGCTCACCTGCAGGTGTAgtgagcgcaggctcaggggcaGGGACCTGGGGATGGAGTCCAGAAGGTTATCGGCCAGGTAGAGGAACTGCAGCTTCTCCAGCGCCTGGGGAGGAGGCAAAGGGTGCGTGAGGCTGGTGGGTGCtgtggggccctggcagtgatggGTGGCTGATGTGACCCCGTTCGCTCACTCAGGGTCTCCTGGGCCTCAGCCTGGTGCCAGGTTCCGCGCTGGGTGCTGTGGGGGAGGCTCATTTCCTCCCACTGGATGCAGAAGGAAAAGCTGTTGCCGCTGAGGCGCCAGCAGCTGGGGGAGTGTGAAGGCACTCGGCAGTGTCAGTGGCGACTCTGGGAAGAGCAGGCAAGGGGCAGGGATGGGTGGGAGGCAGGACGCAGGACATTTCGGCCCAGCCTCAGCATCTCTGCTATCAGAAGGGACTTTCCCAAATGAAAAGTCTCCAGATGCTAAATCTGGAGCAGCTATGGAGAGCATGGTCAGGAAATACTCGGACTAGCGTAATGAGAGCCACAGGCACAATGGAAACAAATTGCATATGTGagagtgacagagctggggtgTCAATCTCATCCACACCCCTCTTCACTTCCTCATTGGAACTGTCCCCAGGACTCTTCCTGGCCCTGCTGAGTGGGCAGCCCAGGGGGCCATATTTGTGCCATGTGTTGAGCCCTTCCCATCAAAACTGGCCAGCCAGTGACCAGATTTTCTCTCTTGAGAGTTTGCTCCTAGAAAGACAGTGATTGGTCAGTTAGTGATGGgttttggaaataaaagaatatgtagAGTGAGAACTGGAGCCAGTACCACTGCAAGTCCAGTCACATGTAAGTCAAAGTTTTAGGGGAGCAGAAACTGAGTGTGCGAGGATGTTGGTGCACAGGGAGGTGACTGGGCAGTTGCACAGAAAGAAGCCAAGAGACCAGGTGCCCcacagagggagagggggagctgCTGATGGTTTAGATGAGGAAAATTGGGTTTGATTTTCACGCCCCAGAACAGGGTTGGAGCAGAGATATCCCATGAGGgccatgggtgtgtgtgtgtgtgtgtgtgtgtgtgtgtgtgtgtgtgtgtgtgtgtgtgtgtggttgtagGCATGGGTGGCAGGTGGTAGATGGGGGACTTAAGGCCCTGGCTCACCCTGAAGGCTTCAGGCTGTATCCCTGAACTCTGGAGCTGGTTCAGGCGGATGTCCAGGACCTCAATGCCAGTGGGCAGCACAGGTAGCACTGCCAGCTTGTTCTCAGGGAGGATCAGATCCTGCAGAGCAGGCAGCAGGAGGAGGGCATCGTCATCGATGGAGGAGATGAAATTGCTAGAGAGGTCAATCCTCTTCAGTTTTGCTAAGAGGTGCAGGGCAGAACACAGAGAGATGAGGGACATACCATCTTCCCTTGCTCCTGCTGGAGCTGCCTGtgccctgctccctgcctctcAGGATAGGGGATGCTAGCCAGCTCTCCACCGGCACCAGGTCCAAACCAGAAGGAATAACTTTATAAACCTGGAAAAGCCCTCAGATTCTGTAATACCTTTCCCTGGAGTTCTGTCCTATGTGGATTGGCTTGGAAGAAGCTTTTTGAGGGTAAGACCCAACAGGCTCAGGAATCCCTAGATCCATCCCACTTCTACCTGTTAGTTTACACAAAAGAACAATGAGGCCCAGGAAGGCTGTCAGTAATTAGTGGAAGAATCTGGATTAGACACAAGAGTTAACATGGCCTCGTCCAGAGGCCAGGACGGCAGAGAGCTACAGTTGCTGGGACAGCCTGAAAACGTAGGCTTGATCATACCTTCTACTCCCCTGCTTCCCATAGCTTCGGGGAGAACATACAAGAACAGGTCACTTCTGCCATCTAAAAATCTTCAAGCAAAGGAATTAAAGAGACTGGGGCTATTTCTGTTTGATAGCTGGAGAGACTGAAAGCCAACAGGGAAAGGCACTTGGTCTGGTGACAGTTCAATGTGGCTGGGTGGCAAGGGAGAGAACCCCGGGGGTTCCCTCTGCCCACCCACTCTTTTCTGTTACCAGGACATTACATACTCAGCCCTTTGAAGTCTCCAGCCCGAATATGGCTGATGCGGTTGAAGCGGGCGTACAGGTAAGCGGTTgtctggggaagaggagggatgTTCTCTAGGTCAGCATCATCACAGTACACAGAGGAACCAAGGCACACGCAGATCAGACAGGTTGGCAGGCCTGGCCCAGGTGGAAGACAGAACAAAGGGAGACCCCCCCTCCTCAGTCAGACTCCCTTCAGCCCTTGGGACCAATAGCCCTGGCCCCAGGGAGTGTCTGAGCCGTGGCTGTCTGTGTCTTCTTGGGTTGCTGCCCAGACCGACTGTCACAATGTACCCAGGAGTGCTGTTGGCCGCTGCCAGCCTGGCACTCAGCCCTTGACCTAAGAGAAGCAGATCCACCCTCAGTTATTACCCATTACAATCCAAGCCCATTAGTGCCTTTATCAGACCCTGGTCCTGTGTAGGTTTTTCTGGGCCTCTGTGGGCGTTTCTAGGACATCTATCAGTCTCTTTTCCATAGGGCTCCTCTCTGGTCCTAAAAGGTgcaatgaagatgaaataaagccAGATTCAGTGGAGTGGCCAATGGCTGCCGGTTCTGCCGTCTGCCTGGTGGGCGAGGAGTTAGACATGTTCTGTGTGGCTCCAAAAAGCATAATAGAGCCAAGGTGGAGTGTACACTGCCTGCCCAGGATTCATTTCCCCCTCTCATCGTTATCAGCATCTCAGTTTTCTATTGGAAAACATCCCTCCCCTGTTCTCAGTCCATGACCAGTGGTCATGAGACTTAGGCCAGGCCATTGAGCTCAGACTGGCTTTACAAAGTTGGGAAGGTTTTACTGACTACTGCAGGAGGTTTCCATCCCTTGTTATTAGAAAGGACAGAGATTACTGGAGACCACTGCTCGTCCAACTCAAGGGGGAACTCTGTTGGTAGTGACACAGACCCAAGATTAAGAGATAGCTCTTCTTCACCAGTCGTGACCAGACAGTGTACTTATCCCCAGGCCTTGAATGGCAGGTCCAGCTGAGGCCCTTTGTGGTCTCTTTAAGCCTGGGAGGTCATGGATTCCTGACAGAAGTGTTTTCTCTACAGGTGCCCCATTACCCTATACCCACCCAAGGCAAACATCTCAAGAAGAGAACAGGAACCGAGCACAAGGGCAAGTCAGGAATTAACTGCCTCCTCCTCTGGCTCAGTTCTGATCCCCAGCAGAGCGCCAACCCCCTACCGGCGGACATGCCCGCATCCCAGAGTCTCCAGGAGGGCCTCAGGGAGAGGGAAAAGCTGCTAACCAGGGAATTCAAGCTGAAAAGCAGTATGACTGCTTCATTTGCCCCCATGCCAAATGACGGCCACGAAGTTATTTATTCTTCTCTACAGGCCTTTAATTGTCTCTAATCTAATTACCACTCAACCTGCTCCCCCAGCGACGCTATTAATTAAGGTAGGTGGCTTTTCTAGGCACAGCGGAGTTCTTGCATTTCTTTGCTTCCTATCCAGTTTGTGCACTCAGGAAGAAGCATTAGGAACAGCCAGCctctccctttgttttttttttttcctcccctgcagctgtttccccttctctccctgaTCCTCCACTCCCTATAGCTCTGACTGCATTCCTCTTTGGCACCCCTGGTGCTGGGTCATGGCTGCCGGCCCAAGACCTGTGGCTATTGAGACCTGTGCCTGTGAACTTACCATGGCTGGTCAGGGAAACCAGCAGGCCCCGCGTCGTAGGCCTGGCCATTGTGGGGTTTGAAGGGGGTGTCCTTGGAGCCCTTGTGCTCTGAGTGAAACTTGTCCTGGTTGGAGAAGCCAGGCTGGTCCCTTTAACCTGGAGACACAGTATACAGTAAGCCAGCTTTGAGGGGCTGAGAGGGGCTTCACTTTGGATTCTGGGAACTTCAGCGACCAATTTCAAGCTTGCAAAGAGTCACTGTGGAAAACGAGGGAGGGACGGCAGGAAGAGTGAGCAAGGCAAGGGCCTTCTGAGCATCTGGTCCCTCATCATGACgtggctgaggaaactgaggtccagatgGGGAGGGACTGAGCTCAAGGGGCCATCTGGTGACAGAGCCAGAACCCCATCTCCAGACCCCCCAGGCTGGGCTTTTCCCTTGCCCGCACAGACCAAGGTCAGACAGGAGATGAGTGCAGACTTCAGATCAGTCCCTGCAAAGGCCAGAAAGGGCTGAAAAATGAACTTCAGAACTGAAGATAGTCTAAGAAAAGACAGGTTGTAGCATTCCTTTTTCCAAGGGAGAATGTGAGGACATTGCTCTTGTCCCAGTGAGATACACCTTAGGGTCttgaaggcagagagaaggagggatGTATGACTTCTGAGGGAAGTCCCACTAAATTTGCTACAAACAGACAAAGAACTTGAAGTTTTGTGTCCTCTTTCTTAGTATTATCTAAACGACAAGTTCCTGTGGAGGGACAAGAAtttccacctcctagagaaaggtgGAGGCTTGAGATACCTGCATTATGGAACAGGTAGAGAGGGACCAGGCCTCAGGCTCCCAGTTTCTTGCAGGGAATGCAATGGGTCTGCTGCATGCCCCTCACCTTGGGGAGCTGCTCCCTGTAGTCTGTGAGTTCATCATAGTTGCTCAGGTCAATGACTTGATCGTAGTTGTCCAGGCTCAGGACATAGTCTCCCAGTTGCAGAACTGCATAAGAATCGCCTTCTCCGTGTGGCTGGTCTCCTTCCGGCTCCCTCTCCGTCTCTGGGAGAGATGCTGTCCTTACTTCCTGGGCCAGCATCAGGGCCAGCAGGCTGAGTAAGGCCAGGAGCTTCATGGAAGTCCTGGCAGGTGGGGGATGGGATGAGAATGGGGCCGAATCACTTAGGTATCCAGTCCTGGGGGAACAGCTCACAAACTCACTCCACTTCCCACCCCCACACTTGCAGACTCTTAAGCCATTTGTCACAGACTTAGTGCCTTCACTGCATGTGCAGGCTCCTTCAAGGCTGGGGCTACATCTAGGGGGATATCTCCTGCCAGCCCCCCGCACTGCTCGCCACTTCAGTCTCTACATGCTCATCCACACACTGATATTCACTCACGCAGGAAAGTGCAGGCACCTGGCAAAGGCTCATTtacttaacacacacacactcatgcatgTCCCCTTGTCTACATACCTCCCTACTAACTAGGCACACACTTGTGAATTTACACAGATGTTCTCTCTTATACAGCCACCCACTCCGAGTACAACCATTAGCCACTAAACTAGATTCAGAGAAACTTCACCATTAAGCAATcctgtggtttttaaaaagatcattcattcattcatgccttTGCTTGACAAACATTTATGAGATATCTTAATAGTCCCAGGCACTGGATTTGTCTCTGGGggcacagaaataaataagacatgcCTAGTTCCAAGAATGACTAGTCCATTTAGAGAACATAGGCTTAAAAATTGATTACAGTGTAAAAAAGCATGttagttttaaaatctatttataaaTGCAGCTTTTTAGAAACAAATGATTACGGAAACAAAAGAGCTCTTTGTGTTTGGTTGTACACACTCAGAAAGTTCCTTAGGTTTCTGTGTACAGGTGAATTCAAATGTTCATCCACATATGCACAGATGGGTCAAGGAATGTGTGCAGTGTGGATGTGAGGTACCCAGTGTACTTCTGATAAGGCAGCTCTCCCCAAAGCTGGCTACACAAGTCTCTAGTagactctccctctttttttcttcatttttaaaaactgaagtattgttgatttacaatgttgtgccaatctctgctgtacagcaaagtgactcaattataaaaaatatagggctcctctggtggcacagtggttgagagtccgcctgccgatgcaggggacgcgggtttgtgcctcggtccgggaggatcccacatgccgcggagtggctgggcccgtgagccatggccgctgagcctgcgtgtccggagcctgttgctccgcagcggtagaggccacaacagtgagaggcccgcgtaccgcaaaaaaaaaaaataaataaaaatccgcctgccaaagcaggggacacaggttcgagccctggtcccggaagatcccacatgccgcggagcaactaggcccgtgtgccacaactgctgagccagcatgctgcaactactgaaccccgcacacctagagcccgtgctccgcaacaagagaagccaccaaaatgagaagcctgcgcaccgcaacgaagagcagcccctgctcgctgcaactagagaaagcctgcgcgcagcagcaaagactcaatgcagcaaaaaaaaaaaaaaatatggaaagctTCACAGATTTGCGTGTCACCCTTGTGCacgggccatgctaatcttctctgtagcgttccaattttagtatgtGTGCTGCCAAAGCGAGCACGCTCCCTTTCTTAGTTTTTGCTGGGCAGTGGGGTAAGCCCCCATCCTAGCAAGAGGTGTCTCTTCATCTTACCTCCCATACGTTACTCCAAACCAAATTATataatcaaaaaaatcttaaagcaaAAGCCCTAAGACAGTTTACTGCCTCCCTCCAACCTCAATCCCCTGTCTCAACCCAGACACCCCACCTCACTGCACCCCTGTGCTCTCCTCCCCACAAGCACTCTCCCTCATTTGCATACCAATGGGCCTAACCCCTCAAAGCCTTGAACCTTACCCCTGGAGACTCTTTTGGTTCCAAACGGAGGCTCACAGCTTCCAGAGAGGTGGGGACTCTGATGGAGAAGTCATGACCCACGGAGGGGTCTGGGTAGACTGTCGCCTGGGGAGGGCAAGGGAGCCAGCCAAGGCAGGCGTGTAGCCAATCagacttctctttttcctgacGTCCAGctgtttcttctcctccttcctcagcgGGTCCCTCATCCCACTCCTTTGCTTggtttgaaagattttttttctccctccctccacctcttctACTCTCAGCCCCCTATACgtacccctccccacctcccctcatcttttcctctctctgtctgcTACATCTCTCTTTTTCTGGCCCACCCTCTTTGAGGGGGCAGGTGGTTCTCACCTCCTGAGGGGAGACCAACCCCTCAGATTCTGTACTCTCCAAGAAGAGAAGGCAGCAGTGGGGGTATGTGGAGGGATGGGGCTTGGCTTTCCAGCTTTTTTCTCCAGCCAGAGAGTGATAAGGCTTTGGTTTCATAGATGCAATCCAAAGATTAAAAGAGGCTCAGCTGAGGTACTCCGACCAGCACCACTACCCACCACCTGGACCTCTAATACAGGACCATAACTGAATAAAGATCACCACAGGGAAAGAGATTCAAAGAGAAGGTGAATGGGGGATGGAGCAGGATTTGATAGCCAACTTCAAGCTCTCTGACGATGATGGGGAGGAAGATATAGGAAATTCTCCCAAATCTATAAGATTGAGCCCTAGAAAAAACCTTCCTGATCATAAACACCAGGAGGCATTGTGTGGGGTCCTCAGGGGGCCGAGGAGACTCCCCCCCCCACTCCATGGTCCCCTACCAAAGATGCATGTGTCAGGAGAGACTCTCCTTTCCCTGGTGCCTTAGGTTGCTGCAGGGCAAGTCCTTGCTGAAGGCACGGGTAAGGGGCAAAGACATTGTCCCCAGGAGTCTGCCAGCCTGCATACATGTTTGCCCAGGTTCATAGGTGAGGCTCCTCCATACTTCCTCCTACTAACCAGATACCGAATCCCAGCTGCATAGTTCTCCTTAGGATCATTTAATCCAAACCTTTCATAGAGCatgtggggaaaccgaggcccagcaaagtgaggtgacttgcccaaggtcacacagagccaGGGTTAGGTCCTAGATTTCCTGATTCTCAGGCCAGAGAGCTCTCCTTTATTCATATGACCCTCCCCTTCTTTGCCTCACCCCTGAGGTCCTGAGGCCATGTCTCTCCGTGCCCTCAGAAGAGATGGCCTTGGCAGAACTCACCTCTGCCCTGGCACAACAGGTGAAGGGTCAGAGCTAACAGCCTGGCCCCAGGGGCAGTGCTCAGCCTGCAGTGCTCCTGGGCACCAGCTGGTGTGGAGGGGGCTTCCCCAGCTCAAGAACCTTGTCACCAGAGCAACACTTGTTCCTGTGCCCCAGACAGCCCCCCGCGTGTGGAGAGACACGCAGGGCTCTGCTGGTGGAGGGAGAGAGCCCCTGGAGCCAGGAAGGTGCCCAGGAAGCAGAATGCATATGTGGCGGGCTGTCCTCTACTCTCTCTCTACAGCCTAGGCTCTGCAGCCAGAAACCCgagcccccgccccgccccccagtcAGCCTGGGTGTCACCcgtccccacctcccaccattTATTCCCTGAGAAGAATGCAGATGTGACTGTTCATTCATTCCCCCCTGCAGTCTGCTCCCACTCTCCTTCCCCGCTTTCTCGGTGACGCACACCCGCCAGCCCTCTGCTCTCTGGGCTCTATCGCTGTGCCCCCTGCAATCGGTATTCTCCCACGCACTCGGCCAGCTTGGCCAGATTTGCGGTCACGCCACGCATGCGCCGGCTCCCCCACCCCggaccgcccccccacccccgcccccggcccccggcccccagTGGAGCAGCTTCTGATTTAGGCTGCACGTCTTAGACCCTTTCCCAGCTTCTGCTCTCGGTTTCACAAACACACCGGCACACATTCTGGTTACCATGGATTTCAGGGAGGGTccgtgggatgtgtgtgtgtgtgtgtgtgcgtgtgtgtgtgtgtgtgagaccttCGTGGGAACCGTCTAACGATCATGCTGTTGTTCCAGGCAGCTCAGCCCCCAGAGAGCCCGGAAAAGGTGGCGGGAGGTGCCGGAGCTGGTCTAATCCGAATCTCATTAGGAAAGGCAGGAGGGCATGATGATGGAACGGAGGTGGCAGGCCCTGGGGACAGAAGTCCAGCCAGCTGACCCTGTTGCTTCCCTGTTCgtgggcagagaga
The genomic region above belongs to Phocoena sinus isolate mPhoSin1 chromosome 1, mPhoSin1.pri, whole genome shotgun sequence and contains:
- the OPTC gene encoding opticin gives rise to the protein MKLLALLSLLALMLAQEVRTASLPETEREPEGDQPHGEGDSYAVLQLGDYVLSLDNYDQVIDLSNYDELTDYREQLPKVKGTSLASPTRTSFTQSTRAPRTPPSNPTMARPTTRGLLVSLTSHGLPTCLICVCLGSSVYCDDADLENIPPLPQTTAYLYARFNRISHIRAGDFKGLTKLKRIDLSSNFISSIDDDALLLLPALQDLILPENKLAVLPVLPTGIEVLDIRLNQLQSSGIQPEAFRALEKLQFLYLADNLLDSIPRSLPLSLRSLHLQNNMIETMQRDTFCDAERPKHTRRQLEDIRLDGNPINLNLFPSAYFCLPRLPTGRFT